In a single window of the Papaver somniferum cultivar HN1 chromosome 8, ASM357369v1, whole genome shotgun sequence genome:
- the LOC113304908 gene encoding zinc finger CCCH domain-containing protein 17-like: MKNMKNSSAVSQKKFLTELRLGGVPTTDIVCKHWRAGRCTKNPCPFRHSELPQPSSNNGMGSKRSNVIQQPSHQGNFSVSDSVSRRKPNTYIRADSTEPSKWGRDHGGPKGPGLVKDPQKTICKYWMAEKCSFRERCKFLHKWFVSDDFTMLAQLAGHEEKKAITGIAFPKGSDKLYSGNKDGTLRVWDCQTGQSAAVISVGSEVGCVISEGPWVFVGINNCVKAWNIQTQRELSLSGPSGLVYALAVEKEMLFGGTQDGSILIWKFVAATNGFEPAAVLKGHSASVLTLVVGNNILYSGSMDNTIRLWSLETLQCIYTLTDHTSAVTSVLCWDQLLLSCSLDKTIKVWAITESGKLEVTYTKQEEQGLLALSGMPDAQGKPVLMCSCNDNTVRLYDLPSFKERGKICAKGEIRAIHTALGLFFTGDGNGDLKVWKWTEQSPAAAATIQQ, from the exons atgaagaacatgaagaacagttcaGCTGTTTCGCAAAAGaaattcctaaccgaactaag ACTTGGAGGAGTGCCAACAACAGATATAGTCTGCAAACATTGGAGGGCGGGTAGATGTACAAAGAATCCATGTCCGTTTCGCCACAGCGAATTGCCACAGCCAAGTAGCAACAATGGGATGGGATCAAAGAGATCCAATGTCATTCAACAACCTTCACATCAGGGGAACTTCTCTGTTTCTGACTCAGTTTCGCGAAGAAAACCCAATACCTACATTCGAGCTGATTCAACAGAGCCTTCAAAATGGGGGAGAGATCATGGAGGACCTAAAGGTCCAGGATTAGTTAAGGATCCTCAGAAGACTATTTGCAAATATTGGATGGCCGAGAAGTGTTCCTTTCGTGAAAGATGCAAATTCTTGCATAAATGGTTTGTCAGTGATGATTTCACAATGCTGGCACAACTTGCTGGGCACGAGGAGAAGAAGGCCATTACTGGGATTGCTTTCCCAAAGGGGTCTGACAAATTATACTCTGGCAACAAAGATGGAACTCTTCGGGTCTGGGATTGTCAAACTGGCCAGAGTGCTGCTGTAATTAGCGTTGGATCTGAAGTTGGCTGTGTCATCAGTGAAGGCCCCTGGGTCTTTGTTGGAATCAATAACTGTGTCAAGGCTTGGAACATTCAAACACAAAGGGAACTCAGTCTTAGTGGTCCATCTGGACTAGTTTATGCCTTGGCTGTGGAAAAGGAAATGCTATTTGGTGGAACACAGGATGGTAGCATATTGATCTGGAAATTTGTTGCTGCAACCAATGGTTTCGAGCCTGCTGCTGTTCTAAAGGGTCATAGTGCTTCTGTTCTTACCTTAGTTGTAGGCAATAATATACTCTACTCTGGATCCATGGATAACACAATAAGGTTGTGGTCACTTGAGACGTTACAGTGCATTTATACTCTGACAGATCACACATCAGCCGTAACGTCCGTTCTTTGCTGGGATCAGTTATTACTGTCATGTTCTCTGGACAAAACAATAAAAGTCTGGGCTATTACCGAGAGTGGAAAGTTAGAAGTCACTTACACCAAACAAGAAGAACAAGGTTTGTTAGCGCTCTCTGGGATGCCTGATGCACAAGGAAAACCTGTGTTGATGTGCTCATGCAATGACAACACTGTGCGTCTCTATGACCTGCCATCGTTTAAAGAACGAGGAAAAATTTGTGCCAAAGGGGAGATTCGAGCTATTCATACTGCACTTGGTTTGTTTTTTACTGGTGATGGAAACGGAGATTTAAAAGTGTGGAAGTGGACTGAACAATCACCCGCAGCTGCAGCAACAATTCAACAGTGA